A genomic stretch from Telopea speciosissima isolate NSW1024214 ecotype Mountain lineage chromosome 7, Tspe_v1, whole genome shotgun sequence includes:
- the LOC122667246 gene encoding uncharacterized protein LOC122667246, whose amino-acid sequence MDLNMTDVLFLGNGELRKNDIFGDTALRLNCLGYGTFNSEKSGDSGSNHGVFSAKVPDDGCRLVLGLGPAPSSYSDEHYSVGISKSKESVVTSVRASSSAGDSDILKLGLSRGTGDDLGMHEKSISSLSNVSTSCLQNQNRQFIPVVDEGSTSAKKSGGYMPSLLLAPRLDSSKVPLLTRELLECGTNIQQPHSHLSPEPSVTTDYSTGTISESASHRMHHPKKCKFERCSKGARGASGLCIAHGGGQRCQKPGCNKGAESRTAYCKAHGGGRRCQQLGCTKSAEGKTDFCIAHGGGRRCGQPGCTKAARGKSGLCIRHGGGKRCKVEGCTRSAEGQAGLCISHGGGRRCQHPGCTKGAQGSTVYCKAHGGGKRCIFAGCTKGAEGSTPLCKGHGGGKRCLFEGGGICPKSVHGGTDYCVAHGGGKRCAVPGCTKSARGRTDCCVRHGGGKRCRFENCGKSAQGSTDFCKAHGGGKRCTWGQGTCEKFARGKSGLCAAHSNMVQNQETSKGGTIGSGLFRGLVSVSTVGSSLDEYSSSGVSAISDCCIDSPVKPAKRQRLIPPQVLVPPSMKSSFSSGLLGVDRRDEGSNGSSGNRSFDFMVPEGRVHGGGLMSLLGGSLRNPIDGI is encoded by the coding sequence ATGGATCTTAACATGACGGATGTACTGTTTCTTGGTAATGGTGAACTGAgaaaaaatgacatttttggTGATACTGCTTTGCGCTTGAACTGTCTTGGCTATGGAACATTCAATTCTGAAAAATCTGGGGATTCTGGGAGTAACCATGGTGTGTTTTCTGCCAAAGTTCCTGATGATGGTTGCAGGTTAGTACTTGGATTGGGGCCCGCCCCAAGCTCCTACAGTGATGAGCATTACTCGGTCGGGATAAGCAAAAGCAAGGAATCTGTCGTGACATCTGTCCGAGCATCATCGTCTGCAGGTGATTCGGATATCCTAAAACTTGGCCTTTCTAGAGGGACTGGAGATGATCTGGGCATGCATGAAAAATCAATTTCATCCCTAAGCAATGTCAGTACTTCCTGCcttcaaaaccaaaatagacAGTTTATTCCAGTTGTCGATGAGGGTTCAACTTCAGCCAAGAAATCAGGTGGCTATATGCCATCCCTTCTCCTGGCTCCTAGGCTTGATAGCAGTAAAGTTCCACTCCTGACTCGCGAGCTTTTAGAGTGTGGGACCAACATCCAGCAACCTCATTCTCACTTGAGTCCTGAGCCTTCAGTCACCACAGATTACTCAACAGGCACAATATCTGAGTCTGCAAGTCACCGGATGCACCACCCTAAGAAGTGCAAGTTTGAGAGGTGTTCGAAGGGAGCAAGGGGGGCATCAGGTCTCTGTATTGCCCATGGAGGTGGGCAGagatgccagaaaccaggatgCAATAAGGGTGCCGAGAGCAGAACTGCATACTGCAAGGCTCATGGGGGAGGCAGGAGATGCCAGCAACTGGGCTGCACCAAAAGTGCTGAGGGGAAGACAGATTTTTGCATAGCACATGGAGGTGGTAGGCGTTGTGGTCAGCCAGGATGTACCAAGGCAGCTAGGGGAAAGTCAGGCCTGTGCATTAGGCATGGTGGGGGGAAAAGGTGCAAGGTGGAAGGGTGCACCCGTAGTGCTGAGGGGCAGGCTGGATTGTGCATCTCTCACGGAGGCGGCCGGAGGTGCCAGCATCCTGGATGCACCAAAGGGGCCCAGGGTAGCACCGTATATTGTAAGGCCCATGGTGGGGGAAAGCGGTGCATATTTGCGGGGTGCACCAAAGGTGCTGAGGGAAGCACACCGCTGTGCAAGGGGCATGGTGGGGGGAAGCGCTGCCTGTTTGAGGGTGGAGGCATTTGCCCAAAGAGCGTACATGGTGGGACTGATTACTGTGTTGCACATGGTGGGGGCAAAAGGTGTGCCGTTCCAGGCTGCACTAAGAGCGCCCGTGGTCGCACCGACTGTTGTGTCAGACATGGTGGTGGGAAGCGATGCCGGTTTGAGAACTGTGGGAAGAGTGCTCAAGGGAGCACTGATTTTTGCAAGGCCCATGGAGGGGGGAAGCGGTGCACATGGGGACAGGGAACATGTGAGAAATTTGCCAGGGGAAAGAGTGGGCTTTGTGCAGCTCATAGCAACATGGTCCAGAACCAAGAAACTAGCAAGGGTGGAACGATTGGGTCTGGACTCTTCCGTGGCCTTGTGTCAGTTTCAACTGTGGGGAGCAGCTTGGACGAATACTCTTCTTCCGGAGTGAGTGCCATTTCTGATTGCTGCATCGACTCACCAGTAAAGCCAGCAAAAAGACAACGGCTCATTCCTCCTCAGGTATTGGTTCCTCCTTCGATGAAATCATCATTCTCTTCAGGGCTGTTGGGAGTTGATAGGAGGGATGAAGGAAGCAATGGGAGTAGTGGGAACAGAAGCTTTGATTTTATGGTCCCTGAGGGGAGGGTACATGGTGGAGGTCTCATGTCTCTGCTCGGTGGAAGTCTGAGGAACCCCATTGATGGGATCTAA